AACTCGCGTGCCCGAACCGGGATCATCCATACCGCGCACGGTGACGTCCTCACCCCGGCGTTCGTCGCGGTGGCGACGCGGGCGAGCGTGAAGGCGGTCGAGCCGGCGGCGATCGAGGAGATCGGCGTGCAGATCGTGATCTCAAACTCCTACCACCTCCACCTGCGTCCGGGGGAGGAGACGATCGCTGGGCTCGGCGGACTGCACGGGTTCTCCGGCTGGAAC
The sequence above is drawn from the Candidatus Bipolaricaulota bacterium genome and encodes:
- a CDS encoding tRNA-guanine transglycosylase, which translates into the protein MYELLHQEANSRARTGIIHTAHGDVLTPAFVAVATRASVKAVEPAAIEEIGVQIVISNSYHLHLRPGEETIAGLGGLHGFSGWN